The bacterium DNA segment GCGCGTTGTAGAGCGAGCCGAGGGATAGTCAGATGATCCAGATGGGAACCATCCTCGAGGTGGCAGACAACTCGGGGGCGCGCAAGATCGCCTGCATTCAGTTGCGCGGCGGCTCCTCGGGCAAGGAGGGCGGTCTCGGCGACGTGATCACCGCTTCGGTAAAGGAAGCGACGCCCGAAGGCACCGTTAAGAAGGGGCAGGTGGTCAGAGCGGTGGTGGTCAGAACCCGGCGCGCCCACCGGCGCAAGGACGGGACCTACATTCGCTTCGACAACAACTCGGCGGTGCTGATCAACGAGACCGGCGAGCCGATCGGTACGCGTGTATTTGGACCGGTGGCGCGGGAGCTGCGCGAAAAGCGGTTCATGAAGATCATTTCTCTGGCACCAGAGGTTATCTAGACAGGCGACAGCGACCATGCAGAAACTCAAGATCAAGAAGAACGACGAAGTGTTGGTGGTCCTCGGCAAGGATCGCGGCGTCAAGGGCAAGGTGCTGCGCATCTTTCCGTCCAAGGGCACCGCGATCGTCGAGCGCGTCAACATGGTCAAGAAGCACACGCGGGCCAATCC contains these protein-coding regions:
- the rplN gene encoding 50S ribosomal protein L14 translates to MIQMGTILEVADNSGARKIACIQLRGGSSGKEGGLGDVITASVKEATPEGTVKKGQVVRAVVVRTRRAHRRKDGTYIRFDNNSAVLINETGEPIGTRVFGPVARELREKRFMKIISLAPEVI